Proteins encoded by one window of Sediminicoccus rosea:
- a CDS encoding AtuA-related protein, producing MIEVPLHQVAHSRAGDKGNRLNMSLIPYRAELYPILAEQVTAERVLALFRHRGATGCVRHDLPRLHAFNFVVDEVLEGGVNGSLNLDGHGKTNSFRLLGLTVRVPEALLAR from the coding sequence GTGATCGAAGTTCCTCTGCATCAGGTCGCGCACAGCCGCGCGGGCGACAAGGGCAACCGGCTCAACATGTCGCTCATTCCCTACCGGGCGGAGCTCTACCCGATCCTCGCCGAGCAGGTGACGGCGGAGCGCGTGCTGGCGCTGTTCCGCCATCGCGGCGCCACCGGGTGCGTGCGGCATGACCTGCCGCGGCTGCACGCCTTCAACTTCGTGGTGGATGAGGTGCTGGAGGGTGGCGTGAATGGAAGCCTGAACCTCGACGGCCATGGCAAGACCAACTCCTTCCGGCTGCTCGGCCTGACCGTGCGGGTGCCGGAGGCGCTGCTGGCCCGTTAA